The nucleotide sequence GGGAGGCGACGCAGGAAGAAGCGGGGCGCTCCCGGCCGCTTCCAGCCTGCGACCATTTTGTGCGGGGGATTAAAGCGGGatgcagaggggggggggggggggggggaattaaaaaaaatatataaaaataaaccaggcagagggaggtggggggaggaagcAAAACGACCCAGCCACCTCCGGCCGGCCAGGGGATGGGCGCCCGGCGACGCAGGGGCCgtccgggggctgcggggggggacgacgacgacaaGGGCTGCGGTAGCAGGACAGGGCTGGAGGAatggcgggggggaaggggggcaccTCACCTTTCAGGTAATAGGCTTTGCAGCCGTCATCGCGCAGCTTCTGGAGCAGGAGCCCCAGGACGGAGGTGGCGGCGCCGCCGTCCTGCCAGTCGGCGGTGGCCTCGTCGTAGAGCAGCACGGTGTCGGCCTTGCAGCGCTTGACGAAGCGCTCCTTGTCCTCGTGGTTGGGGATGATGGAGCGGATGGGCAGGTTGCCCTTCTTGAGGCGGCGGAGCATGAGCCCGGGGATGGCCAGGTTGATGGCCGTCTCGATGTGCGAGCTCTCGAAGAGCTCGTGGGGGCGGCAGTCGAGCAGCAGCAGCGAGCGGCCGCCGCCCgactccagctcctcctgcagccacTCCGCGCTCTTGCACGGCATCGCCGCAGCCATGGGCGCCCGCGGGGAGCTCCCCCAGACCTGCGTtttcatggggctcggcagcggcggCCGCCAGCGCCCGGCCCACCGGCCACCCACGCGGCGGCCGGacgcggccccgctccgccgcttcccccccctccaccctccaccccgggccggggcgggcttGCGCTGATGCCGGACGCGGCGCCGCTCCTGCACGGCCGTGGGTGCGCGCTGCCTGCGGcccggagcgcggcggcggcggcccccgctcTGCCCTACGCGGTGCGCCCCATCCCGGCGGCCTCAATTAAAGCGGGGCTTCGCCGGCGGCTCGGCGTGTCATGCCTCGGgaggcggggcgggcagcggggccggccgAGCGGCAgcacgccccgccccgcccggcgcggcgcggcgcggatCCGATCGGATCGGATCGGATCGGATCGGCGCGGCTTCGCGCACACGcagcgggcggcgcggccccgaGCGGAGGCCCCGCCCCCAGCCGCGCGTCACCGCCTCCCGCCACGCCCCCAGCGCCAATGAGGGGCGCTGGGGGGAAGCGGGTTAGCCTCATATGGGCAGGGGGCGgggccccgcgccgcgccggcggcgggggcagaGCGCGGGAAGGCGCGCGGGAGGGGTGGGCGCGGACCCTGGCCCGGGCTGCCGGGatcccgcgccgccgccggggcaaAGCCAGCCCGCCTCGCCGGGCCTGGaggccgccccctcccctccgtCCGTTCTCTGccaaaagttttaagaaaaagttaACGGGAGTGAAGTGCCGCGGCCCGCGGGGCGGTGGGTGTGAAGGCCTGCGTGGGTTTTGAGTGGGTCATGCCCAGCCCTGCCTCGGTCTTTGACAGCAACGCGCGGTTCCAAAATAAAATTGACTGAGACTCATTAAGCCTCCGGATTCAGTTTCGTTCTCAGAATGAGCTTCGAAATAGATCACTTTATCTGAGCATCCTCGTTTATTTTTAGAGTATCTTCCCTATTGGTATCCACTACTATAAATACAAACCTTTTGTGCTGCAATAGTGAAATTTCAAGACAGGAATGTAATTGGAGGCATCCTTCTGGTTTCCTTCCATCTTTTACATGCCTTTGCATGTGAATCAGTCCTCTGGTACCAGAAGTTTTCCGTGCCTCACACAAACCGTTGCTGTTGCAAAATAGATttgatctttctctttttaatgagcAGGATGACATTAAAGACGTGGTTTTGTATTGCAGTCTATTTTCACCATGCAGACAGTCAAACATTGGTGGGTTGCTCAGAGAGTTTGTGCAATCTCCATCCTTGTTGGTTTTCAAGGTCTGACTCAGCACAGCCCCCagtaacctggtctgacctcagggCTGACCCAGCTTTAAGCAAGAGGTTTGACTAGAGCCCTCCTGCGAGCCCTTCTCACCTGGGTTATCCTACAAACCCTCGCTCTCCAAATTCCCATGGGCATCAGTGGGACGGGGAATGGCTCTTCCTCCCTGGTCTGGGACAGACAAGCCATTCCTTTTTTGCCCTAACTTCTGTTCTCTTTAGCCTCTTCTTATAAACTTTCTCAGCAAATACTGTTACAAAGGGAAGAGCCAGGGTCTGTCTCACCAGCAGATTCCCAGGCTCAGCGACCTGACTAGGTCTCCACAGGGTTTTTTCCCAGCTGGCTAAATTTCAAGACCTGGGCTGTATCTTGTGTAACAGGAAAGATATTGTTCTtaaaacaccacacacacacgcaaacaaacacgtgcacatacacacatacagagtCTTAGTCATAATATTGTTCAAAACTGTGCAGTTCAAATAATTTTGTCtcaaagcaaaaatacagatCGGATTGTATTTGAAGACACTTTTCATCCCATCAAGATCTGCTTTTCTCAAAGCCCAGATCTACTACTGAAACCGTAACAGAGCCACTGTCTCCCCAGTGGTCTTTTATATACCTTTGACACATTTAATATCCCAAGGAGGCCATTTTCCTCCGTCTTTAGTACAAAAGTGGCACTCGGCTGTGCTGGCGTCCCTGTCTCCTTTTAGTCTAATTCATAAGTCTGGATCCTAATGAAAATACAGACTCAACACAAGACCtgagcacatgcttaactttgaGCACGATGAGCATCCCATTGCAAAACACTCtgtgatttcagtgggactgTGCTCCAAACCATTTGTGGATTTCGTCGGCATCAGCAAAATAAACGGCTTGTTCTACATCGCTTTTTTTGTGACTCAAGTGTGCCCGAGAAAGCGGAACAGCAGAAGCTGTCCACTTCCCCTTGCCCAGTTTATTTTTACCGCTGGTTGCTGTGGGAAGCTATTGTGATTCAGTGTTGCAGTAGGAAGTTACTAACGCTGCTCTTGCAGCAGAGGATGTTGAGGTTCTTATGCAAGCCACAGTCCCAGTGAAAATAGCTGACCTTTCAGTATGTTTATCAAAGCACCTTCAATTCATAAGGGGAAAAGCAGCGGGTTGTGCAAAAAACTTACATCTGGGTCTAAAGCCCTTGGTGTACTGAAAACAGTGCCCAGAAATCTTAAGGGGACTCCTTGGCTCCACTTCGGGGGTGCCAGGGAGGCAGATGTAACCGCCGGCGTGCGGTGCTGTGAAACCAGAAGAGAAATGTTTCACCTCCATTTTGTGGTCGCATTAGCAACCACATAAGTTTCGGGACAGGCTCCAGGCGCATCACCTGCAGAGGCAAGACCAGATTTTACCCTGACGAGGGCGAAAGTAAAATAATGTCACTTCACACCGCTGTGGCATCCATCCTCTGCCCGCGCAGCCAGGAGCTGAGGGACGCTGGGAGAGATTTCCCCTCGCTTCTCCCATCTCCGGGCCCTCAGGAGTACTGCTCATCCCAGTGAATTCCCCTTGCGACCCAGCAGGcaggcgcaggcagggctggcagccgcAGGCCGGGCAGCGCAACGGGCAGCTGCCGGTGCCAGCCTGTCGGCATGCTGCCCTCTTGAGTCAGCCGCTCCAAAATGCACCTCAGCCAAAAACCAGACCGAGTTCTCGTCCTCCCAGCGCCAGGCTCCCTTTGCCAGGCCCTGCATCTCCCCGCAGCAGCCGGCGCTGCCATCCAGGGGGACTTGGTCCGTGAAAGAAGAagtctctgctctgcagagagccGTGGGCATCCCCCTCGGATCCCCTCCCAAGGAGAAGGCACCTCACACCCGCGAGGTTTCCCGAAACGTGGCAGATCAGAAGCTTGCAAGCTGGGGCCAGGATGCTGTGCGCCAGCAcagcggggctggcaggggctcaAGGGTCTTGGTGCTGTTTGCCTCACCGTGGACGTGGCTTTGCTCACAGCTAGAAGATCAGCATGTGTCCAAAAATGAGCAGCTTTCGGCTGAACTCCAAAGAGTCCAAAGTGCTTGCAACGAGGACAGCACAAAGCGATAACCGCTTTACGCACAGATTGCCATTGTCTCTGTGCCGTACCGCCACAACTGGCCTCGGGTTTCTAATACACAGGGTTGTGTGCGTCTTTCTGGTTGTCCTGCTGCTGCGGAATGACTCTCTCCTCCAACAGTCTTTCTACTCGATGACCAGCGTGGTGACCAGCAACTTCTCCATGCCCACAGACACATCTTGCTGGCTTGGCTTCAGATTGCTTTTGTCCTCATCCGTCCCAGTGTCCCGTGATGCTGGTGCAGCTGCCATCTCGGTTTCCTCATTTCTATTGCCACCACCTCTCTTTTTTCAGATTATCCAGATGCCAAACCCACAGGCTATGTTTTGACATCTCTTTTTCACCTGGGTCTTCGTCTTGTGTTTTAGAAACAAAGACCATGAGTCATGGTAGAACATGAGGTAAAAGCATCATCAGCAGATGTCTACCCAAAATTCACTCCAGGTCCTGACTTAGCCCCAGTGGTGGCATTGCTCCCAAGGATGTGACAGACACTACTTCAAGCCAAGGGAGCAGCCAAAGTCTGAGTAAAGGGCAGAAGGTGTCACACCACGAGGGGACTCATGGCACTAACTACAGCTTAGGTGAGGGCTAGGGTTCCCAAAGATTTGAAGAGTAAAGCAAAAGTATTTGCAATCAGAAGCTGGTTATAAGttaaaccacattttcttcttaaaaatgaacCTTGAAAAgcatgtctttgcttttttttttctttttaacatgcaCTTCCTCAACAACATTGCACCCCAAAAGGATATTCCTTCCCATCTCAGCTGTCAAAGCAGCCCTTCCCCAACAACTCTGGGCTGTAGCAGCTAAACCTTCCTAGGACTTATCTTCTCGTTGCTCAGTCAGCTGTTTGCAACATCTAATAACAAGTATCAGGTATGATTCATGGCCCAGATATCAATCCATAAAGCTATTAAGCTCCTTCTAGCAGGAGTCTTCACCTGTCTCAGGTGCCTGTGGTCAAATATCCATCAGAACCGAGAGGATGCTCCTTCCTGGCAGTTTAATGATGGACTGGCAGCTCGAAGCAGTATTTTGCAAGCAGTATTTCGGCTGGGAATTTGCTCAGATGACCTGGGCTCCCAGGGTAGCTCCTGGATTGCTCCGTGACATTGAGCGAAATCACAATTTTCTGTACTTCACTCTTCCCATCTGTAGAATGGGGCTGGTGCCTCCCCATCACCTTTGCAAGCATTTGGGTGCTAGGGAAcgaggcaggtgggctggtgtGATGTTAACATCCTCTTGCAGTGCTGAATTTCTTGGATTGACTCACTTTtttctatcttaaaaaaaaaaaagactttttgtttAACTTCAGCTTTCCTTCCTAATTGCTTAATTGAGGTAGGAGTTATTTTGTCAGGGAAGGGCACTTGTTGATGGTTTACCCCATTTTTCATTAATGCATGTAAGAGGTTAACTCCTGGTAGAGAAATAGATGCATGGTtttaacagggggaaaaaaaaaaaaaaaggcccaaattTGCTTTCTACTCCTGCACTAATTTGTGACTATTTTTATCAATGTTAACACTGAGCCAGGGTAAAAATATTCCCTAGAAAGTTTAGAATTTACATTTGCCTTCATATATATTCAGCAGAAATCTAGCTCCCCAGCCTCCGCACTGCCTAATCTGGATTCATTAGCTTCACCCGCCCCCGAGAAAAATGTCAGATGACTTTGGCCTGGTGAAGCACTTCACCCACAAACGCTCAGCGGGAGGATCTAAGAGCAGTGCTCTCCTTTCTGCAGCGAGCCAGCCCCGTGGAGCATCAGCTCTGACGCTGCAGGCATCTAACTCGGCAATGGGAACAGATTCACTCTTCCTAACACAGCCCTGCTTCAGGGCAAAGGCTCTGGTGGGCTCCATCCTGCAAGGATGCTGAAGCCCTGGCAAGCACCCTCCCCCCTGCTGCCCCAGCAAAGGCAGGCAGATGTAGGCTGGGGAAGAACCGCCACGAGGAGAAACCTTTGTGGAGCATCTTGTGAAGCACGAGGCAGCCACGAGCATGTGCAACCTGCACTGCCATGTCCTTGTGTGGTGCCATTTTTTCTCTATTAAATGGACAGAGCATCATTTGCCTCTCCAAGATGCACTTTTGCTGCAGAGCCAGAGACTTTCACGTCAATGTGTCAATGAATTCTGGTCCAAAGACAACAAAATTGTTCTCTTGCATGttcctgcagaagcagcagactaACTCCTCCTGCGCAAAAGCCAGAAGTCATGTGCAGTGGCTGGGCAGCTCCGGGCAGTTGTCCCACCTTTGCGTCTGTGCAATCCAACCTGGTGTAGAAGCCTTCTTTTTGGGCTGGTTCTCGCCTTTCCACCATGCAGGTCTCCAGGTAGATGTAGAAGCTCTGTGGCAACCGCACGGGAGCAAAGCTGTGTGCAGAGTGCTGCAGGCCTTGGGGAATGTGGCTATTTGCTTCCCTTTAAACATCTCCACAGCAAAAATTAAGGCTCCAAGAAccccatttttctgttttctatgatCACCTCTTAGTGGTCACAGAAGCCCAGAAGGGCTGATGATGGAGGTCCCTCTGGGGAGCATCCAGTCCAACCCGTGTCCCACAGCAGCATCTGTTGGAGCAGGTACTGCATCCCAGTTGGGTATTccaatatctccaaggatggagactccacaacatctctgggcaatcTGATGCAGTCTTTGACTACCCTCAcagagaaaaagtgttttcttatgctTAACTGCCATGTCCCACGCTTTAATTTGTtcccattgcctctcatcctttcactgggcaccgaagaaaagtctggctccatcttcagaATTTGAGGAAACCTCTGCATTTTTACAGaaagggctgtgcttccacctgGGTGCAAAAAATCCAATCTGCAGAGCCAAAAGTAATTTTTCCGGGAAACATTGGCCCAGCTTTTCTCACAATGCTTTGGCTGGGATAGCTGGTTACACAAGAACTCAGGAGGTCCCCACACTTTCTATGAAACCCAGGAGAGAAAGGGAGCTCATGTTTAAGCAGGTGCCAAGAGCCCCAATGGGCTCTGCCAGCAAGGGAACGCAGCTCCAATCTCATTAAACTGGGAAAACATCATTGAGCAATGACTgcttcccttcttccctgcctgcactTCCTGGGCTCCATGCTCCTTCCAGAAGAAGAACGGGAGAATATTTAAGATTATTTATCCTTTTAGCGATGGGCTTTAAATGAGCAGGTACGGAAGCTGTGTGCCACCACCCTTAGAAAATCCTCCCCTGCGGAGGATTAGAGGAGGGGGCAGCTCTGATGCTCCCTTTGGCATTAGACCCTTCAGGGTCTGTCACTGCAAGGATATAGCAGAACAGGATATTTATGGGACTTAAAAAGCCAATAACATCTACTCTCAAGCCTGTCTCATGCATGTATTGGACACAGACTGCACAGCGTGCAGTTGAATATATACCTACATACCCCATTTATAATCATTCCTCCTTTTGTATGCCAAAAAAAGCCCTTCCTCCGTAGAAAACAGTCAGGCAAGAAAGGAATGGCCCAAGACAGCAAGTGCAGGACCTGTTGGTGCTACCTGAGCACCTCCCCTCTGATCTGCTCCTGTCTCCATCGCCTTCCCGGCTCCGCAGTTTCAGCATCCTCGGCCGCCCACCCTGCACACACGTCAGTTcctcagcagcttctcccaggcgGCCGGGCTGTTTTCAAGAAGCAATTTCctgcagagaaatatttctttttcaaggaGACTAAGTGGCGAGCTTCCTGGTGCGGGCTTTTCACAGGAAACAATTGTGAAAGCAGCTTCACCACCCACCAGGAAGGGCTGTAAATGAGCAGGGCGGGCGCAGGCTGCACCCAGCTCCGAGTCCCTAACCCAGCTCCCCCCATACGTGCCCGGGGAGTGAGTTTTGTCCTCCTCGCCCACCTCTCCCAAGCTGCTGCTGGGATGCTGGCTTCAAGCAGGGGAAGCAGCCGGATGGGGAAAACCTGGGATGGGTGCAGGCAGTGCAGAGCCTCCCCGGGGAAGGTGCTGTGTGgcccctccagctcccagcctgtCCCTCCAGTGAGAGAAGCTGCGAGAAGACACGATGACTTTGCCAGGCTTTGGCTCACCAGCCTTTACACTCTGCCTCCTCGCTACGTTGCTGGGTCTGATTTCAAGCAGGGCCACCAAATACCAGGACAGGCTTCTCTCCGCACGCTGAGCTGGGCGGTCACTGCTCCTCAGCCTGCTCCTGCGAGGCGCCTGGGTTTCTGGGCGCTCCTCTGAAACGCAAACCCTGCCAGGACTTCGCTCTGCTGGTGAAAGGGTGAGGCAgtccagctcagctctgctgcgGCGGATCCGAGGCAGTCCCGGTGGCTTCGGCAGCACTGTCTGGGATTTACACCATGACAAGATCAGAGGCAGACTCAGCAACGTGGCGGTGCACCGCATCCCTGCCTatcaacaaaaccccaaactgcacCAATTAAGCCCTTAGCTGATGCAGAGATACTGGGGAAGAAGGTTGcaccatgctgctgcttctcaccaTGGGTAGCTTTACAGTCAATTATTGTTCATATCCTTTTATTCCAATGAGCGGGGCAGTTCTCTCAGCCagtgcatcccccccccccccccgacactgCTTTTCATTCACATAGTTGTTCTGGTTTGGATGTATTTGGTGGCTACTAATGGACAGGCAACTCAGGCTCCTGCCCCGCTTTGAGGTCTCACCACCTGTGCTGTGGCAACACTGCTTTTTGATTGAGAAGTTTTGCTGGCCATCTGTGAAGATGCTCCGGttcctgaggtttttttctggcacCAAGTCCTCTGGTGTTGCAACCCCTCATTGcgattaaaataaaactgaacaaaacccaagaagccaGTTCCGTGAAGTATTTCGGGAGCAAGGGGCTGGTTCCCCTTTCACAGCATAGGAAAACAACTTCTGTTTTCCTCCCAGTGTTAGTAATGTTCAGCTGAACCCTGCTCTTTTTCTCCCAAAAGCTTAGTTTCGAGGaaacaaagctttattttgaACACAAAGTGTCTGTCTCTTGGGACGAtctcttttttgcttgttttttgtttatttctctttcaaatgtatttaacAAAATTCCAACTTTCTGTGAACTTGTTCAGCAATCCCTGCCAGTCACTAGTCCAGCCTGTTTGACACTCTCGGGTACACTCACAGCTTTTTGATACACATATATGACCTGCAAGAACATGACCCAGCACAGAGGGAACTGGACCAGGTCTCAGGGAAGAGACTTGTCCCTTCCCAACTCACCAATGGCCTAATTGTGTGATGCTGGGCAGGTCCCTTCGCTCTGTCTGTGTCCTGCTTCCTGACCCTTGAAATAGGGTTAAAGCCCCTTCATGCAGCACCGTGCTGGACCTAAGAGTTGGCAAGAAACACCCACAAGGTGCAAGTCCAGTTTCCACCAGTGGCAGCAGTGATTGGTAACAAAGGAGGAATCAaaaccttcttccttcttctcccttggcctgctggcaatgctcttcctaatgcagctcaTGATGTTGCCAGCTGTGAGaacatgttgctggctcatggtcaacttgttgtccacccGGACACCCCGGGTCTTTACctgcaaagttgctttccagctggttggcccccagtgtgtactggtgcatggggttattcctccccagggaGAGGAGTTCACACTTCCCTTTGTTGGACTTCATGAAGCTCCACTGTGCCCATCGAGGTGCCTCTGAATGGCAGCTTGACCCTCTGATGGATCAGctgctcctcccagttttgtatcttCTAAAAGCTGGTGCAGTCAGTCCCATCATCCGGGTCATTaataaagaacttaaaaaatattGGGCCCAGTGCCAATCCTTGGGGCACAccactggcctccagctggactttgtgctgctaaCTACAACCCTCTAAGCATGGCCATTAAGCCTGGTTTTAGTTCATCTCACTGTGCACCGGGAAGGACACACCAGCATGGCGTGGAGAAGGAGATCTGCCCTCTGAGTGCCGTGGGCCTGTTTCGctgtgcctgcctggctgctgagTCATGGCAAAGATGTcctggctgcagctcctgctcctcctgtgcCCGGCTTTGCAGCCGGTCCCGTGGTTCCTTCAGTTCCTTGCTGTGCTGTAGGCTGGGGAGGAAGATGCCACAATTTCCCCAGATGTCTTCCAAGTCCCTTGGTGCGGCATCGAGCAATTCATCTGTTTCACAACAGCCAAGCCCTGGAAGCTTTGCTAGACCCTCAGCCCAGTCTATCACCCCAGCAAACACGGCGGACAAGACACTGGATGGTATTGGCGCGAGGAAGCAATGCACAAGTGGTCATCATCGAAGGCCCTGCCCGAGACACCGTGTGCGTTGCCATGCCTGCTGACAGCATCATCTCTGAAGGGTTCTCGAAGGTCTCAAGCTTGCTTGAGAGTGGCTTGGAGGGGCCAGCGTTGGTGGCCAAAGGGAACGTGGGGGGGGAACCTTCCCAGCTGTAATAACAGCCCAGCTTTCACAGGCAGCTGCTATAGCTGGGATGGCCCTGGGACACATACAAAgccggggggggcagggagagctcACATCATTTAATAGCTCAagtggtggagcagggagaaaaggatGGGCTTTGAGATATGTGCTTCTCCACATCTGACTGCTGACCACAACGCGGGGGGCACATGGCCTGGGGACACACAGGGCACAAGGAAAGGGGGATCCTGCAAGCAGCTTGTGCCATTTCAGCACACACGTGCGTTGTGCCTATGTGGCACTGTTTCTTCACTCCC is from Harpia harpyja isolate bHarHar1 chromosome Z, bHarHar1 primary haplotype, whole genome shotgun sequence and encodes:
- the DUSP7 gene encoding dual specificity protein phosphatase 7 isoform X2; the protein is MKTQVWGSSPRAPMAAAMPCKSAEWLQEELESGGGRSLLLLDCRPHELFESSHIETAINLAIPGLMLRRLKKGNLPIRSIIPNHEDKERFVKRCKADTVLLYDEATADWQDGGAATSVLGLLLQKLRDDGCKAYYLKDEARSKKCGILVHCLAGISRSVTVTVAYLMQKLNLSLNDAYDFVKRKKSNISPNFNFMGQLLDFERTLGLNSPCDNRSPSEQLYFTTPTNHNLFQLNTLEST